In Candidatus Epulonipiscium viviparus, one DNA window encodes the following:
- a CDS encoding methionine gamma-lyase family protein, with protein sequence MLEEQFKEIDRIRFAVGTKILAAMQKNKLEYSHFAGSSGYGYDDSGREIIEKIYADVFGAEDALVRPQLMSGTHALTVSFFGNLRPGDTLLSVVGKPYDTLLSVIGIREASGSLAEFGVNYHQVDLLPTNEIDFAGITNAITSSTKMVTIQRSKGYSTRPTLSVAQIAKIISTVKAVRADIICLVDNCYGEFVEEIEPSEVGADLVVGSLIKNPGGGLCESGGYIVGKRKYVEAAAMRLTAPGLGKEVGATLGTNKNVLQGLFLAPEVVANALKGAVYAAYKFEQLGFNAIPKWNEKRSDIVQAIEMNTAENVIAFCEGIQKAAPVDSFVKPIPWEMPGYDVPVVMAAGAFVQGSSIELSADAPIKPPFTVFFQGGLTQYHAQIGIDTALQIMKDKGLIA encoded by the coding sequence ATGTTAGAAGAACAATTTAAAGAAATTGATAGAATCAGATTTGCAGTTGGTACAAAAATATTGGCTGCTATGCAAAAGAATAAATTAGAATATTCTCATTTTGCAGGAAGCTCTGGCTATGGATACGACGATAGCGGGCGAGAAATCATAGAGAAAATTTATGCTGATGTATTTGGAGCAGAAGATGCCCTGGTGCGACCTCAGTTGATGTCTGGAACTCATGCATTAACCGTATCATTTTTTGGCAACCTACGCCCTGGCGATACGCTACTTTCTGTAGTAGGCAAACCATACGACACGCTTCTGTCTGTAATAGGAATACGAGAAGCATCCGGGAGCCTTGCAGAATTTGGAGTTAATTATCATCAAGTTGATCTTTTGCCTACAAACGAAATAGACTTCGCAGGAATCACGAATGCCATTACATCATCAACCAAAATGGTTACAATTCAGCGTTCTAAAGGATATTCTACTCGGCCTACACTGTCTGTTGCTCAGATTGCAAAAATAATATCAACAGTAAAAGCTGTTCGAGCAGATATTATATGCCTTGTGGATAACTGCTATGGCGAGTTTGTAGAAGAGATTGAGCCTAGCGAAGTGGGCGCGGATTTGGTAGTTGGCTCTCTTATCAAAAATCCTGGTGGAGGCTTATGCGAATCTGGCGGCTATATTGTAGGTAAACGCAAATACGTTGAAGCCGCAGCGATGCGACTTACAGCACCGGGGCTCGGCAAAGAAGTAGGAGCGACACTTGGAACCAATAAAAATGTGTTACAAGGATTATTTTTGGCTCCAGAGGTTGTTGCCAACGCCTTGAAGGGAGCGGTTTATGCTGCATACAAATTTGAGCAACTAGGTTTTAATGCAATTCCAAAGTGGAACGAAAAAAGATCCGACATAGTTCAAGCAATCGAAATGAATACCGCCGAAAATGTAATTGCTTTTTGCGAGGGCATTCAGAAGGCTGCCCCGGTCGATAGCTTTGTTAAACCCATTCCGTGGGAAATGCCAGGGTATGATGTACCTGTAGTTATGGCTGCTGGAGCATTTGTTCAGGGATCTTCTATTGAACTCAGTGCCGACGCTCCAATAAAACCCCCATTTACCGTATTTTTCCAAGGCGGATTAACACAATATCATGCTCAAATAGGAATCGATACTGCATTACAAATTATGAAAGACAAGGGCTTAATTGCTTAG